A stretch of the Clarias gariepinus isolate MV-2021 ecotype Netherlands chromosome 26, CGAR_prim_01v2, whole genome shotgun sequence genome encodes the following:
- the nacad gene encoding uncharacterized protein nacad isoform X1: MPGDTQDLLDTDTELPDLSRQASSSTASTPTDSASSPSPSTPPKLSPQCTSPFGPRLVMSKPNTSARPQPEGASFESDGRTVGRLTGRFGKGGCRRGPVKMERIKVLTGAEVESDYQEPESMDARVVMGQEALLKNMETQIGDKKTSKELSSSEPPHSDTTLLVEKHITAEEKLMLDTGQETENSDQVKTLTPTPEQGRIVEQLLECPILETKSADTGLTESSTFFPNDEEDTQFLSQGEVPSLSFSEPSCPVDPQKIGVLPGLDPDRYYTAPSTPIKMAYCSHLKQQWQPSSPSTGPGSPTDESDLCSPPTSPSGSYITAEGGSWNSSYNSGTSHSCSPNLTAEAELQEVPACYVGSLSEIGDELGDDRLVAEREHCLCKPVMPELPESEEHEEEKIKRETCRPHWVTENVSPHRSSSGRTTDTNHEEEGAETTLVQTEIPGVTDISQALDNQDQELELDFNYCISEHFARHDAPLSLEEDFPSDLACSSPLSHQQAAASTTLETGSLTPATCSSEISDTDNNSLYSEMGSSALFFHGYSRDDGSGGEGMIPASMLPVHASLIFQADSMEITLFPTDDEPENDVDAYAAGEEEGDVDEYDDEDEDVDIDDSDVEQQVEAIKIGARGVDDTNEEDTSASFLNSLSENSINDGVDESFAYQDDTEESIDSTSCNGDEDDQLYSTERHAELAQQFPAQDDHVQSVTHARPESSGSESEMEISSGSSGPSNALAQQHISVCTEHAEDISTPNPMAESAKGLVFSSDIEKQNEESKQSTDIENAEETNNASCEVSQQSVCANIQGSEKQTSSEELGKLSEKYSKPVLCVLGATAAGIDNKINIQDDKDLDQKNGNNSEFMNTSLQLDETATNDLNKGVPLLSYPKDDCSPTNIPVCAYPELSEVPDNLTPADISPTEQSLDQDNLTENQPTTNDITVGSLNMSSSTYGMLAISPKKENSQSSMTEKNVSSEHWAPEEPLSLDACCDFRPDTLLVCEIPGLMHNKGQSVTPNISARDNLMGDLEDNNIYCDLPEKMANNEAGMLESNLSTWKSIEDLSEAGGGEDDANNLQNPDNNALIQCHPEHIQETTWNNPEKSCPLSIPVAQSTCMPLNILSQKGKDEKDQTTDTEFNIPGESSPKQYGDASSDILPKQGSEVLEPTQKSNEALISSSTILYKENDLCGSKTTNNTTDKQSDIEISVTSKQTCLVNTNSVGLENKPVFNLKGGSFGNFDHKKKSTVSKLNISSSEKLLIHKESAACSTKRITAGAPNLDTKQLQSNFTKTDENQANSGNQVAYEQIEPKTESSMCITFTEKDNEEVLETNPKEEASETSRENANVFELSKEETDVSQISITTETKKTELNATIVCERGETVSASMIPKEPVTFDNSKKIAGLEKKEDINIEDHEPETGIIQTSVNDAVFQHNKYTPETQPKEPVTVDNSETIAALEKKEDIKIKDREPETGIIQTSVNDAVFQHNKYTPETQPKEPVTVDNSETIAALEKKEDIKIKDREPETEIIQTSANAAVFQHNKYTSETQPKEPVTVDNSETIAALEKKEDIKIKDHEPETEIIQTSANAAVFQSNKYTPETQQQIHTNDAREEKNKNHQTLVQSEIHPAVLISSTAERTPNLTESKDSTDTNSVHNSDQNESLNHGTTEGLRSHQSTQDASDNDVRASLTLDLNRHSTSSSSTDLLEEDLPAPIQESQSSFNSPQMHSPLPHTETTLNDELQQLESQSPLQMIDIEQSDVESEEELPVSLPIQDTHKNVNEPPGLKSKTCRQEKPKAVCREHRLEPPKSPQACPTRCVGLRDSSPAHRKSSLSSEREILPCITTALNFPVQARQNPSDKHTDYQDGCSNNYRTKDSKEVDLSLKNTMGSCNDTDSDGSIPELEEPNRSLLKPSDPQISHSADESVSKTKQSRSEKKARKAMSKLGLKQIHGVTRITIRKSKNILFVITRPDVFKSPASDIYIVFGEAKIEDLSQQVHKAAAEKFKVPLDPSPLTPDTMPSLTIKEESEEEEEVVDDSGLEQRDIELVMAQANVARAKAVRALRHNKNDIVNAIMELTM; the protein is encoded by the exons ATGCCCGGGGATACACAAGACTTACTGGACACGGACACAGAACTACCAG atttatccaggCAAGCATCAAGCTCCACAGCCTCAACTCCAACTGACAGTGCCTCCAGTCCATCTCCAAGCACTCCACCTAAGCTCTCCCCACAATGTACCTCTCCATTTGGACCACGTTTGGTCATGTCTAAACCAAACACTTCTGCTCGACCTCAGCCTGAGGGTGCCAGTTTCGAATCGGATGGACGCACAGTAGGCAGGCTAACTGGGCGGTTTGGTAAAGGTGGATGCAGACGGGGGCCAGTGAAAATGGAGAGGATTAAAGTATTAACTGGAGCTGAAGTTGAGAGTGACTACCAAGAGCCTGAGTCCATGGATGCAAGGGTTGTAATGGGACAAGAAGCATTACTCAAGAACATGGAGACACAGATTGGTGACAAAAAGACAAGTAAAGAATTATCCAGTTCAGAACCCCCTCACTCAGATACCACACTTCTTGTGGAAAAACATATTACAGCAGAGGAAAAACTTATGCTTGATACTGGTCAAGAGACTGAAAACTCTGACCAGGTAAAGACTTTGACCCCAACTCCTGAACAAGGGAGAATTGTAGAACAGCTACTAGAATGCCCGATTCTAGAAACCAAATCAGCAGATACTGGGCTGACTGAAAGCAGTACCTTTTTCCCTAATGATGAAGAAGACACACAGTTTCTATCTCAGGGTGAAGTGCCTTCCTTGTCCTTCTCTGAGCCCTCCTGTCCAGTTGATCCTCAGAAAATTGGTGTTCTTCCTGGACTGGACCCAGATCGTTATTACACAGCCCCTTCCACACCGATTAAGATGGCCTACTGCTCACATCTTAAGCAACAATGGCAACCAAGCAGTCCAAGCACAGGTCCTGGTTCACCAACAGATGAGTCTGATCTGTGCTCTCCTCCCACTTCTCCATCTGGATCCTACATCACTGCTGAGGGTGGCAGTTGGAACTCCTCCTATAATTCTGGCACGTCTCACTCCTGCTCACCTAATCTAACTGCTGAAGCTGAATTGCAAGAGGTCCCTGCTTGCTATGTGGGCTCTCTTTCTGAGATTGGTGATGAGCTGGGAGATGACAGACTTGTGGCTGAAAGGGAGCATTGTCTGTGTAAACCTGTCATGCCAGAGTTGCCCGAGAGTGAGGAACATGAGGAGgaaaagataaagagagagacttGTCGGCCTCACTGGGTAACAGAGAACGTATCCCCACACAGAAGCAGCAGTGGTAGAACCACAGACACAAACCATGAGGAAGAGGGAGCTGAGACCACCTTGGTCCAGACAGAAATTCCAGGAGTCACTGATATATCACAGGCTTTGGATAATCAAGATCAGGAGCTAGAGCTGGACTTTAATTACTGTATCTCAGAGCACTTTGCCAGGCATGATGCCCCTTTAAGTCTTGAAGAAGACTTTCCTTCAGATCTGGCATGTTCTTCTCCTTTAAGTCATCAGCAGGCAGCAGCTTCAACTACTCTCGAGACAGGCAGTCTAACCCCTGCTACTTGTTCATCAGAGATTTCAGACACTGATAATAACAGTTTGTATAGTGAGATGGGATCTTCTGCCTTGTTCTTTCATGGATACTCCAGGGATGATGGATCTGGTGGAGAGGGGATGATTCCTGCATCAATGCTACCAGTCCATGCCAGCTTGATATTCCAGGCAGATTCGATGGAAATAACATTATTCCCTACAGACGATGAGCCAGAAAATGATGTTGATGCATATGCTGCTGGAGAAGAAGAGGGGGATGTGGATGAatatgatgatgaggatgaggatgtgGACATTGATGACAGTGATGTGGAACAGCAAGTTGAAGCCATAAAGATTGGAGCAAGGGGTGTTGACGATACAAATGAAGAGGATACCTCTGCCTCTTTTCTTAATTCACTTTCTGAGAACTCAATTAATGATGGAGTAGATGAATCATTTGCTTATCAGGATGATACAGAGGAGTCAATTGATTCCACCTCTTGTAATGGAGATGAAGATGACCAATTGTACAGCACAGAGAGACATGCTGAGCTTGCCCAGCAATTTCCTGCACAAGATGATCATGTGCAGTCAGTAACCCATGCACGACCAGAATCTTCTGGAAGTGAGAGTGAAATGGAGATTTCTTCTGGATCTTCTGGACCATCAAATGCATTAGCTCAGCAGCATATATCAGTTTGCACAGAACATGCTGAAGACATAAGCACACCTAATCCAATGGCAGAATCTGCAAAGGGACTAGTTTTTTCAAGTGATATTGAGAAACAAAACGAAGAGAGCAAGCAGAGCACGGACATTGAAAATGCAGAAGAAACCAACAATGCATCCTGTGAAGTGTCTCAACAAAGTGTCTGTGCAAACATTCAAGGGTCAGAAAAACAGACAAGCTCAGAAGAACTAGGTAAATTATCAGAAAAATACAGTAAACCAGTCCTTTGTGTGCTTGGTGCCACCGCAGCAGGCATAGATAATAAGATAAATATTCAGGATGATAAAGATCTAGAtcagaaaaatggaaataacTCTGAATTCATGAATACCTCACTCCAGCTTGATGAGACAGCAACCAATGATCTCAACAAGGGAGTGCCTTTGTTGTCCTATCCTAAAGATGATTGTAGCCCCACAAACATACCGGTTTGTGCCTATCCCGAACTGTCTGAAGTACCAGATAACCTGACTCCTGCTGATATTTCCCCAACTGAACAATCCCTTGACCAAGACAACCTGACTGAAAATCAACCCACCACAAATGATATAACTGTTGGCTCTCTAAATATGTCCTCTTCTACTTACGGCATGCTTGCCATCTCACCAAAGAAGGAGAATTCACAAAGTAGCATGACAGAAAAGAATGTTTCTTCTGAACATTGGGCTCCAGAAGAGCCTTTGTCTTTAGATGCATGTTGTGACTTTAGGCCAGATACTTTGCTGGTATGTGAGATACCTGGATTAATGCACAATAAGGGGCAATCTGTAACTCCCAACATTTCGGCTCGAGATAATCTTATGGGTGACCTTGAGGACAACAATATCTACTGTGACTTGCCAGAAAAGATGGCAAATAATGAGGCTGGTATGCTGGAGTCGAATTTGTCCACTTGGAAATCCATTGAGGACCTTTCAGAGGCAGGAGGAGGTGAGGATGATGCAAACAACTTACAGAATCCAGATAATAATGCACTTATACAATGCCATCCAGAACATATTCAGGAAACCACATGGAATAACCCAGAAAAGAGCTGTCCTCTCAGTATCCCAGTTGCAcaatcaacatgtatgccattAAATATCCTTTCACAAAAGGGGAAAGATGAGAAAGACCAGACCACTGACACAGAGTTTAACATTCCTGGGGAATCCTCACCAAAACAATACGGAGATGCAAGCTCTGACATTTTGCCTAAACAGGGGTCCGAAGTCCTGGAACCAACTCAGAAATCTAATGAAGCACTGATTTCAAGTTCTACCATTTTGTACAAGGAAAATGATCTCTGTGGAAGCAAGACAACAAATAACACAACCGACAAACAAAGTGACATAGAAATTAGTGTTACTTCTAAGCAAACATGTTTGGTAAATACTAATTCAGTAGGCTTAGAGAACAAGCCTGTATTTAATCTAAAAGGAGGGTCATTTGGCAACTTTGACCataaaaagaaatcaactgtATCAAAACTTAATATTTCCTCCTCTGAGAAATTGCTAATACATAAAGAATCAGCTGCTTGCTCTACTAAACGGATTACAGCTGGAGCACCAAATCTTGATACCAAACAATTACAGTCTAACTTTACAAAGACTGATGAAAATCAGGCGAATTCTGGTAATCAAGTGGCTTATGAACAAATTGAACCAAAGACTGAAAGTAGTATGTGTATTACTTTTACGGAAAAAGACAATGAGGAGGTCCTGGAAACCAATCCGAAAGAGGAGGCAAGTGAAACATCCAGAGAGAATGCTAATGTTTTTGAACTGAGCAAAGAGGAGACTGATGTCTCACAGATATCAATTACCACTGAAActaaaaaaacagaactgaatGCCACTATTGTGTGTGAAAGGGGAGAAACTGTTTCTGCTAGTATGATACCAAAGGAACCTGTCACCTTTGACAACAGCAAAAAGATTGCTGGATTGGAGAAAAAGGAAGACATAAATATTGAAGACCATGAACCTGAGACGGGAATAATTCAAACATCTGTAAATGATGCAGTTTTTCAGCATAACAAATATACTCCAGAAACTCAACCAAAGGAGCCTGTCACCGTTGATAACAGTGAAACGATTGCTGCCTTAGAGAAAAAGGAAGACATTAAAATTAAAGACCGTGAACCTGAGACGGGAATAATTCAAACATCTGTAAATGATGCAGTTTTTCAGCATAACAAATATACTCCAGAAACTCAACCAAAGGAGCCTGTCACCGTTGATAACAGTGAAACGATTGCTGCCTTAGAGAAAAAGGAAGACATTAAAATTAAAGACCGTGAACCTGAGACGGAAATCATTCAAACATCTGCAAATGCTGCAGTTTTTCAGCATAACAAATATACTTCAGAAACTCAACCAAAGGAGCCTGTCACCGTTGATAACAGCGAAACGATTGCTGCCTTAGAGAAAAAGGAAGACATTAAAATTAAAGACCATGAACCTGAGACGGAAATCATTCAAACATCTGCAAATGCTGCAGTTTTTCAGAGTAACAAATATACTCCAGAAACTCAACAGCAAATACATACAAATGATGCTAGAGAAGAGAAAAACAAGAATCATCAAACTCTAGTTCAAAGCGAAATCCACCCTGCAGTTTTGATCTCCAGTACTGCTGAGAGAACCCCGAATTTGACAGAATCAAAAGATTCTACTGACACAAATAGTGTCCACAATTCAGATCAGAATGAATCTCTTAATCATGGCACCACAGAAGGGCTGAGATCACACCAAAGCACACAAGATGCCAGTGATAACGATGTCAGAGCTTCCTTAACTTTGGACCTCAACAGACATTCCACTTCTTCTTCATCCACGGATTTGTTGGAGGAGGACCTTCCAGCACCTATACAAGAGTCCCAGTCTTCATTTAACAGTCCTCAAATGCACAGTCCCCTCCCCCATACAGAAACAACGCTTAATGATGAACTGCAGCAACTTGAATCACAGAGCCCCCTCCAAATGATAGATATAGAGCAGTCGGATGTTGAATCTGAGGAAGAATTACCTGTCTCACTTCCAATACAGGAtacacataaaaatgtaaatgagccACCAGGCTTAAAGTCAAAGACCTGCAGACAAGAGAAACCCAAAG CAGTATGCAGGGAACACAGGCTAGAACCACCTAAAAGTCCCCAAGCCTGCCCCACTCGATGTGTAGGACTCAGAGACAGTAGTCCAGCTCACAGAAAATCAAGCTTGAGCAGTGAAAGAGAGATATTGCCATGCATCACAACTGCACTAAATTTCCCAGTGCAAGCAAGACAAAATCCAAGTGATAAACACACTGATTACCAGGATGGGTGTTCAAACAACTACAGGACAAAGGACTCTAAGGAAGTGGATCTCTCCTTAAAAAATACCA TGGGCTCATGTAATGACACGGACAGTGATGGGTCAATTCCAGAGCTGGAAGAGCCAAACAGAAGCCTCTTGAAACCCTCGGACCCACAA ATATCACATTCAGCTGATGAGTCAGTAAGCAAAACTAAGCAGAGTCGAAGTGAGAAAAAGGCACGGAAG GCTATGTCTAAGCTTGGCTTAAAACAGATTCACGGAGTTACGCGGATTACCATCCGGAAGTCCAAGAATATCCTTTTTGTTATTACCCGCCCAGATGTCTTTAAAAGCCCTGCATCAGATATCTACATAGTCTTCGGGGAGGCCAAG ATTGAGGACCTGTCACAGCAAGTGCACAAGGCTGCAGCAGAGAAATTTAAGGTTCCCCTGGATCCCTCCCCTTTGACCCCCGACACTATGCCTAGCCTCACCATAAAAGAGGAgagtgaggaagaggaggaggta GTGGATGACAGTGGACTGGAACAGAGAGATATAGAGCTGGTAATGGCACAGGCTAACGTGGCTCGGGCTAAAGCTGTCCGCGCACTACGTCACAACAAGAACGATATTGTCAATGCTATTATG GAGCTAACCATGTGA